GGTCCGTGCTGGCAGCCGCGGTGATTTGCGCCCTCGTCGTGGGGACGAGCTCGGCGCTGCGGCCGGCGCGCGGCGCCGGCATCATCACGCTGAACGGCGCGGGCGCCACGTTCCCGTACCCGATCTACTCGCGGTGGTTCTCGGAGTACAACCGCGCGCATCCGGACGTGCGGATCAATTATCAGTCGATCGGCAGCGGCGGCGGGATCGAGCAGGTCAAGAACCGCACGGTGGACTTCGGCGCATCCGACGCGCCGCTCTCCGACGAGCAACTGAAGGTCATGGGCCGCCCGGTTCTCCTGATGCCGACCGTCGCGGGCGCGATCGCGATGAGCTACAACGTCCCGAACGTCGGGACCGGCCTGCGCCTCACGCCGCAGAACATCGCGGCGCTCTACATGGGGCAGATTGCCAAGTGGAACGACCCGAAGCTCACGGCCGACAACCCCGGCACGAAGCTGCCGGACATGCCTATCACCGTCGTGCACCGGTCGGACGGCAGCGGCACGACGTTCCACTTCACGTCGTTCCTCTCACTGGTCAGCCCCGAGTGGTCGAACAAGATCGGCCACAGCACCTCGGTCGAGTGGCCCGTGGGGATCGGCGGCAAGGGAAACGAGGGGGTCGCGGGCACGATCAAGCAGACCCCGGGCGCCATCGGCTACGTCGAGCTGGCGTACGTTAAGCAGAACAACCTCACCTATGCCCTCGTCAAGAACCGTGACGGCCACTGGGTTGCTCCCTCGCTCGGCGCGACTGTGCTGGCTGCCGCGGGCGGGGCCGCGCAGATGGTGCGCACCCACGACGTCCGCGTGTCCATCTCGTACGCACCGGGAGCGACGAACTATCCGATCGCCGGGTTTACTTACCTGCTGATCCCGCAGGAGCAGACCGACGCGGTGAAGGGCAAGGCGTTCGTCGACTTCTTGTGGTGGGCGGTCCACGACGGTGAAAAGGACGCCGCGCCGCTGCTGTACGCGCAGGCGCCGCCCGCGGTGGTTAAGATCGACGAAGGGATCA
The nucleotide sequence above comes from bacterium. Encoded proteins:
- the pstS gene encoding phosphate ABC transporter substrate-binding protein PstS, giving the protein MRTAPIVRSVLAAAVICALVVGTSSALRPARGAGIITLNGAGATFPYPIYSRWFSEYNRAHPDVRINYQSIGSGGGIEQVKNRTVDFGASDAPLSDEQLKVMGRPVLLMPTVAGAIAMSYNVPNVGTGLRLTPQNIAALYMGQIAKWNDPKLTADNPGTKLPDMPITVVHRSDGSGTTFHFTSFLSLVSPEWSNKIGHSTSVEWPVGIGGKGNEGVAGTIKQTPGAIGYVELAYVKQNNLTYALVKNRDGHWVAPSLGATVLAAAGGAAQMVRTHDVRVSISYAPGATNYPIAGFTYLLIPQEQTDAVKGKAFVDFLWWAVHDGEKDAAPLLYAQAPPAVVKIDEGIIRQVTSQGRALLVTQ